The following are from one region of the uncultured Hyphomonas sp. genome:
- a CDS encoding SDR family oxidoreductase: MSFRKPDGVAVITGASSGIGAAFAERLASEGYPLLLVARRKDRLDQAAADLSARHGVKVETLAADLVDPADLAGLEARLRAGGVAMLVNNAGAGGLGPTAASTPDKMQDLIWLNVIALTRLSHAALEGVRKAGAGVLINLGSVIAFAPSAGGAVYSGTKAYVLNFTRALQMEYASSDIRIQVLMPGPVRTEFFSSQGLSDAVFPEESFLSAEQLVSAALAGLSLGETVTTPTLANPETWDEMEIARGRYMAEVISGAVAPRYLGL, from the coding sequence ATGAGTTTCCGTAAACCGGACGGCGTGGCCGTCATCACGGGCGCGTCCTCGGGCATCGGCGCGGCCTTCGCTGAGCGGCTCGCCAGCGAAGGCTATCCGCTCCTGCTGGTCGCGCGCCGCAAGGACCGCTTGGATCAGGCGGCGGCAGACCTGTCGGCGCGCCACGGCGTGAAGGTCGAGACGCTGGCCGCAGATCTTGTCGATCCGGCGGATCTCGCCGGTCTGGAGGCCCGCCTTCGGGCGGGCGGGGTGGCCATGCTGGTCAACAATGCAGGCGCCGGCGGCCTCGGCCCGACGGCCGCCAGCACGCCGGACAAGATGCAGGACCTGATCTGGCTGAACGTCATCGCCCTGACGCGGCTGTCGCATGCCGCGCTCGAAGGGGTCCGGAAGGCGGGGGCGGGCGTGCTGATCAATCTCGGCTCGGTCATCGCCTTTGCGCCCTCGGCGGGCGGCGCGGTCTATAGCGGAACGAAGGCCTATGTGCTGAACTTCACGCGCGCGCTGCAGATGGAATATGCGAGCAGCGACATCCGCATCCAGGTCCTGATGCCGGGGCCGGTCCGCACGGAGTTTTTCTCCTCTCAGGGCCTCAGCGATGCGGTCTTCCCGGAAGAGAGCTTCCTCTCTGCGGAGCAGCTTGTATCTGCGGCGCTTGCCGGCCTCTCCCTCGGTGAGACCGTCACCACTCCCACCCTGGCCAATCCGGAAACCTGGGACGAGATGGAGATCGCGAGAGGGCGATATATGGCGGAGGTCATCTCCGGCGCCGTCGCCCCGCGCTATCTGGGGCTGTAG
- a CDS encoding tautomerase family protein produces MPLWKVYHPAGAYTPEDKQAFAETMTEIYARVMPRFYVNVLFHEVGENTLYIGGKPRNNFVRITMAHIAREFPSEEGSRRFIDAVNRLIAPWVKDRGFDWEFHIDETPFDLWSIQGFYPPREGTPDEARWIAENKPSPRTHD; encoded by the coding sequence ATGCCACTCTGGAAAGTCTATCACCCCGCCGGGGCCTATACGCCCGAAGACAAACAGGCCTTTGCCGAGACGATGACCGAGATCTATGCGCGCGTCATGCCGCGTTTCTACGTCAATGTCCTGTTCCACGAAGTGGGCGAGAACACGCTCTATATCGGCGGCAAACCCCGGAACAATTTCGTCCGCATCACGATGGCCCATATCGCGCGGGAATTCCCCTCGGAGGAAGGCAGCCGCCGGTTCATCGATGCCGTCAACAGGCTGATCGCCCCCTGGGTGAAGGATCGCGGGTTCGACTGGGAATTCCATATCGATGAGACGCCGTTCGATCTCTGGTCCATCCAGGGCTTCTACCCGCCGCGCGAAGGCACCCCCGACGAAGCCCGCTGGATCGCGGAGAACAAGCCGTCCCCGCGCACCCATGACTGA
- a CDS encoding MarR family winged helix-turn-helix transcriptional regulator, with product MAKLDKIFEDVSGRCAGVRTLSAARVMTRHFDDALRPAGLTITQFTLLVTVGMTEPDSISEMGQWLSLDRTTLTRNLKPLETAGYVVRGEEGPARKRKITLTPAGKDILKTAYPLWQKAQKEVEASFPGNGYADVKTTLKALRAVSPD from the coding sequence ATGGCGAAACTGGACAAGATATTTGAGGATGTGTCGGGCCGGTGCGCCGGCGTGCGCACGCTGAGCGCGGCCCGCGTCATGACGCGCCACTTTGACGACGCGCTGCGGCCCGCCGGGCTGACGATCACGCAATTCACGCTTCTGGTCACGGTCGGCATGACCGAGCCGGACTCGATCAGCGAGATGGGCCAGTGGCTGAGCCTGGACCGCACGACCCTGACGCGGAACCTGAAACCGCTGGAGACCGCCGGCTATGTCGTGCGCGGCGAAGAAGGCCCGGCGCGCAAACGGAAGATCACCCTCACCCCGGCGGGCAAGGATATTCTGAAGACGGCCTATCCGCTGTGGCAGAAGGCCCAGAAAGAAGTGGAAGCCAGCTTCCCCGGCAACGGCTATGCCGACGTGAAAACCACCCTGAAAGCCCTACGCGCCGTTTCACCGGATTGA
- a CDS encoding TIGR00282 family metallophosphoesterase, which yields MKIAFFGDVVGKPGRQAVLDHLPGLKARLRVDFAIVNAENSAGGFGLTSAIAEEFFAAGADCLTLGDHAWDQREALTYIEREPRLLRPINYPPAANAPGKGAHLYALPDGRRVGVIQAQGNVFMKQTLSCPFDAVDAALDSMPLGTVADAIVVDMHCEATSEKMAMGHHCDGRASLVVGSHTHVPTADTMILESGTAYQTDAGMCGDYDSVIGMQKQNSLNRFITQLPGERYQPALGEGTICGTYVETDDRTGLAIRIEPIRMGGRLSEIVPG from the coding sequence ATGAAAATCGCATTCTTCGGAGACGTCGTCGGAAAGCCCGGCCGCCAGGCCGTGCTGGACCATTTGCCGGGCCTGAAAGCCCGCCTGCGCGTCGACTTTGCCATTGTGAACGCTGAGAACTCAGCCGGCGGCTTTGGCCTGACCAGCGCCATTGCGGAAGAGTTCTTCGCCGCCGGCGCTGACTGCCTGACCCTCGGCGACCATGCCTGGGACCAGCGCGAAGCCCTGACCTATATCGAGCGGGAACCGCGCCTCCTGCGCCCGATCAATTATCCGCCTGCCGCCAACGCGCCGGGGAAGGGGGCCCATCTTTATGCCCTGCCGGATGGCCGCCGCGTCGGCGTGATCCAGGCGCAGGGCAATGTGTTCATGAAGCAGACATTGAGCTGCCCGTTCGATGCGGTGGACGCTGCGCTCGATTCCATGCCGCTGGGCACGGTGGCCGATGCCATCGTGGTCGACATGCATTGCGAGGCAACGTCAGAGAAGATGGCCATGGGCCACCATTGCGACGGCCGCGCCAGCCTCGTCGTCGGCAGCCACACCCATGTGCCCACCGCCGACACGATGATCCTCGAAAGCGGCACGGCCTACCAGACCGATGCCGGCATGTGCGGCGACTATGACAGCGTGATCGGCATGCAGAAACAGAACTCGCTGAACCGCTTCATCACCCAACTCCCCGGCGAACGCTACCAGCCCGCCCTCGGCGAGGGCACCATCTGCGGCACCTATGTCGAAACCGACGACCGCACGGGACTGGCGATCCGTATAGAGCCAATCCGGATGGGTGGGCGGTTAAGCGAGATTGTGCCGGGGTGA
- a CDS encoding SprT family zinc-dependent metalloprotease: MTYNNGQTMTLRAPNGQHVRVRFEVNAKARRLILRLDERRREAVAVAPSRRQIKDAAAFAAERADWISMRLQHLPEPVRFEEGAMIQYRGAPLQLTSEGEGRVAKIWAEDENSPRLLSVPGDPETMELRVVRYLKKQARADLTRSVKRHCATLGVSHKSISVKDTRSRWGSCTHDGQLSFSWRLVMAPPEVLDYVAAHECAHILEMNHSAKFWAHVTKCCPDWKHHRTWLRTHGAGLQAAGE; the protein is encoded by the coding sequence ATGACCTACAACAATGGCCAGACAATGACGCTGCGTGCACCAAACGGGCAGCATGTGCGTGTCAGGTTCGAGGTGAATGCCAAGGCCCGGCGGCTGATCCTGCGCCTCGACGAACGCCGCCGTGAGGCAGTCGCGGTTGCCCCATCACGCCGCCAGATCAAGGATGCCGCCGCCTTTGCAGCAGAGCGCGCAGACTGGATTTCGATGCGCCTGCAGCATCTGCCAGAGCCTGTCCGGTTCGAGGAAGGCGCCATGATCCAGTATCGCGGCGCCCCGCTTCAGCTGACGTCCGAAGGCGAGGGACGCGTCGCGAAAATCTGGGCGGAAGATGAAAATTCCCCAAGATTACTGAGTGTTCCGGGAGATCCGGAAACGATGGAACTGCGCGTGGTGCGCTATCTGAAAAAGCAGGCCCGGGCCGATCTGACCCGTTCGGTCAAGCGCCACTGCGCCACGCTTGGCGTCTCCCATAAGAGCATTTCGGTGAAAGACACGCGCTCGCGCTGGGGCTCGTGCACCCATGACGGGCAGCTGTCCTTTTCCTGGCGGCTGGTCATGGCCCCGCCGGAAGTGCTGGACTATGTGGCCGCCCATGAATGCGCCCACATCCTTGAGATGAATCACTCCGCGAAATTCTGGGCGCATGTGACAAAATGCTGCCCGGACTGGAAGCATCACCGCACCTGGTTGCGCACGCATGGTGCAGGCCTGCAGGCCGCCGGGGAATAA